The Parabacteroides timonensis sequence CTCTTGAAAATACGATTTATATATTGAAGAATATGAATTTATTTGATATGTCTCCATTTAAGGAGAAAGAGGATGCCTTCAGACGCCTGCTCGACGTGGCGAATCTCAATGCCATGACGGATCATGAGCGTGCCGTCTACGAAGAGAACCTGAAGATTTACCGTGACTGGCATGCTACGACGGAATATGCGGTGGAAGAGGCCGAGAAAAAAGGTGAGGCGAAAAAACAGCGCCATATCGCTACAAAAATGAAAAAGCAGGGATTCGCTATTGAAACGATTGCTGAGTTCACTGAATTGCCGATAAAAGAGATCGAGGAATTGTAGTTTCTTATTAACTATAAAATAATTTATCAGCCAGGTTGTTTTAACATAACAATCTGGCTGATTTTGTTTTTGGCTTTACCTTGTATTAATATTTCAATTCTTATTAGAAATGAATGCTTCATTTATTATCAAATGTGAACCTATTAGCGTCACAGTTAGCCCTTCAGGGCATTAACGTCACTAAAACAAGGGCGGTTCACAAACCACCCCTACAGAGGCACCGATCGCGAAGCCTAATTTTCAATTAAAATAGTCTCCTTTCTTTTTGTCCAAAGGAAATATTCTATATCTTTGCCGTACCGCCTGTTATTGGGCGGCAACCAAAATATATAAGCTATGGGGAAATTTATCAATCCCTTCACCGATTTCGGTTTTCACCGGATTTTCGGTCAGGAGGTACACAAAGAGTTATTAATCGATTTCTTAAATCAACTGTTGGAAGGCGAACGCCATATCAGCGATATCACCTTTCAAAACCCGATCCTCCAACCGGAAACGATCGAAGATCGGGGAGTGATATTCGATATTCATTGTAAGGATGATAAAGGCGGTTGGTTCGTAGTGGAAATGCAGAACGGAGCCCAGCCCTACTTTTACGACCGGGGTATCTATTACTTATCGCGGGCTATCAGTAACCAGGGGGAGAAGGGTAAAGAGTGGAAGTTTAACCTCTGCCCGGTATACGGTATCTTCCTGTTAAACTATAAGATGGGAATGAACTCCAAATTCCGCACAGATGTTATATTGGCAGACCGTGACACCGGACGCATGTTTAGCGACAAGATCCGGCAGGTATATCTGGAGTTACCCTGGTTCACGAAAGAAGCAGATGATTGTGAGACAGATTTTGAACGTTGGTTATATTTATTAAAACATATGGATACATTAGACAGAATGCCCTTCAAGGCGCAAAAGGCCGTATTCGACAAACTACTCGAAGTGGCGGATGTGGCTAATCTGAGCAAGGACGAGCGTGTCTTGTATGATGAAGCCCTGAAACGTTACCGCGACTATAAAAATACGATCGACTATGCCGAAGAGAGAGGGATAGAAAAAGGACGCAAAGAAGGGCGCAAAGAAGGTATCGAGATAGGAGTGACCAAAGGACTAAAGGAAGGACGCAAAGAAGGCGTCGAGATAGGAATAACCAAAGGACGCAAGGAAGGCGTCTATTCCGTGGCAAAAGCTATGAAAGAGAAAGGTCTTTCTCTCTTGACAATTGCCGAGGTAACCGGCCTCAGCGAGGCAGAGATAGAAACATTATAATATTTAGAATAAATAGGTCACTAAACAAGGCAGCTTGGAATGAAGCTGCCTTGTTTATGTTAGAAGTCTGTTCAATTATTATCAGAAATGAGCTATCTCTCTTTACAAGGCAACGCCTTGTGCCACAGGCTCTCTTTTGCCGTCGGTTTTTAACCGACGGATATAAAAGACAGGAGGCAAAGCCTCTTCCTTTGTGGGCTTAAGCCCCTTTAAAACAGGAACTAGCATTATATATCAAAGGGGGTAAAACCCACAGAGGAATCCGGCAAAGCCGGAACATTTAATCTATCCGTCGGTTAAAAACCGACGGCAAAAGAGAGCCTGCGGCATGAGGTGGAGCCTTGTAAAAAAGACTCATATCTTGCTAAATTTGCACATCGACTCATTATTTCTATGTACAATTGCGAAGTCTAACTATTAATTGAGACTTGAAGGCTGGCATTAAGTGTTTTCAAAATAAACTATCACACTATCATTGCTTTAGTATACCGTTTGAATATCAAAAGATGAATCAGTGATAGTTACCCGTTTTAACTATCATTCAACTATCATAAACTATCATAAAACGATCTGTTTGAGGTAATGCATCGTAAAAAAGGGGATTAAAAACGATCAGATGCCTACCGTTTTCCGATAGTCCCCTATATATTTAGTTCAAATATGGCAGTTATTTTCACGAAAACTACTTATTCTCCTCCTTGAGATCCCCTTTTCAGGCCTTTTTACACCCGGGTTTGAACGATGCTAAGATCCGGGTGTGAAGGGTACTGGGACCCGGGTCTCAGAAGAGAAAAGTGCCTAATTTGCTGAAAATAAGTCATATACTCCGTCAGTTTTGCTAGGCTATTTTATGATAGTATGATGGTTAAAAATGGAACTATCACACGTCCTGTCATAGTCTGAGGGCATTGTATTTCAATGCGCAAGAGCTTGAAAATGATAGTGTGACAGTTCTGTTGGACAATATCCGTTTATGTATAGGTTCAATTCCTCCTAGTTATGAACCTGTAATAAAGCCTGCCTTGTTTAT is a genomic window containing:
- a CDS encoding Rpn family recombination-promoting nuclease/putative transposase; this translates as MGKFINPFTDFGFHRIFGQEVHKELLIDFLNQLLEGERHISDITFQNPILQPETIEDRGVIFDIHCKDDKGGWFVVEMQNGAQPYFYDRGIYYLSRAISNQGEKGKEWKFNLCPVYGIFLLNYKMGMNSKFRTDVILADRDTGRMFSDKIRQVYLELPWFTKEADDCETDFERWLYLLKHMDTLDRMPFKAQKAVFDKLLEVADVANLSKDERVLYDEALKRYRDYKNTIDYAEERGIEKGRKEGRKEGIEIGVTKGLKEGRKEGVEIGITKGRKEGVYSVAKAMKEKGLSLLTIAEVTGLSEAEIETL